The DNA region CCGGTGTCATAGACCATTTAAAGAAGGATTATGCCTCAGTAAGGACAGGACGGGCCTCCCTTGCTCTGGTTGAGGGTTTAATGGTTGACTATTACGGAACCCCTACGGCTCTACAGAAGGTGGCAACCCTTGGGGTGCCTGATCCTCAGACAATTTCCATTCAACCATGGGAACCCAAGGTGATTCCTATGATTGAAAAGGCAATACTGAAGTCTGATCTCGATCTGACCCCAGGCAATGACGGCAAAGTGGTCAGAATAAAAATACCACCGCTTACCGAAGAAAGACGCAAGCAACTGGTGAAAGTGATAAAGAAAAAAGCTGAAGAGGCAAAGATAGCGGTTAGGAATATAAGGCGTGACGTAAACGAGGAACTGAAGAAACTGGAAAAAGAACAGCACATAAGTGAGGATGAGACAAAACGCTCACAGGCTGAGAACCAGAAGTTAACAGACTCCTATATAAAGCAGATTGATGAGGTAACATCCCACAAGGAAAAGGAAATAATGGAGGTGTAGTTTTGCAGAGTAATTTTATGTTAAAGGTGGAAGATGCCAAACTTCCCGATATTCAAAAGGCCTTAAAAGCTGCTTCAATACAGATAAAAAGCATAGTGGAGGTGTTTAAGGAAGCCGGAGATGACAAAGGAAACGAACAAACACCTAAAGACTAAGCCACGGCACATCAAAGGAGGGATATTATGGAAGACGATAGTGCGGCAAGGCTAAAGAACGTCAAAAAAATTCTCCTTGATGAAAGGCAGATACTAATCAAAGAAGCTAAAAATGAAATTTCCAATTTCGTTAAAGGCGACGAGAGACAGTTGATAGATGCAGCCCTTGACGACGGTGACTGGTCTGTTGTTGACGTTACGG from Nitrospirae bacterium YQR-1 includes:
- the frr gene encoding ribosome recycling factor — translated: MIKELEKKAGEKMSGVIDHLKKDYASVRTGRASLALVEGLMVDYYGTPTALQKVATLGVPDPQTISIQPWEPKVIPMIEKAILKSDLDLTPGNDGKVVRIKIPPLTEERRKQLVKVIKKKAEEAKIAVRNIRRDVNEELKKLEKEQHISEDETKRSQAENQKLTDSYIKQIDEVTSHKEKEIMEV